Proteins co-encoded in one Ictalurus punctatus breed USDA103 chromosome 18, Coco_2.0, whole genome shotgun sequence genomic window:
- the npas4b gene encoding neuronal PAS domain-containing protein 4B, with product MYRSTKGASKARRDQINAEIRNLKDLLPISDADKARLSYLHIMSLACMYTRKSVFFSQDLSASRSQEVNPSFMSIPELSELMNTLPGFLLLLTSEGKLLYLSNNVTEHLGHSMVDLVSQSDSVYDIIDPADHFVMRSNLVPVTTPDTERLFRCRFNTSKFVRRQGSGNKVTLVRARCLPLPYHASSYWTSNAVWVCFCSPLELQASNPAGTRNPLPTPPAEQAFQLTSFHSQHSRDMRIQMAQECVSVYLGYDVDTLRSRSWYSLLHPRDLSHASAQHCALLREGGERQVEMVVQVEAADHSWVWLYMILHLQTGEHPITCQNYVISESEAWSVREQLNSDQHQLALLYQDGLAQQFSQPLSSPEQVFTPSSSGLSAQSFDFSFSVSGRSSSEELPGTSTFHSGLPLGSGPCPNFSLDENDFSQQHGSHQICLPESTKFPTRSASTPLSSLTVMANMACPATQNLVPLAPLSNLCMSKPHSIGELLCTPPYTPRLGGGRFMFGEDFFKPDSASTVTQTMHSVNHPTSHSIDVGVTLSVQHGSRALYEKLPPTPDSRANDECFLMTLPEIRGPLYVDVPHSIHHGPPEGLLTPEASPTEQRCPGFFAQQAKDEREKMEISLLAQYLSSVAEGFWKDHSPSTHPSSPVLQQQNSKPLTTDFPPTMCCGDSQSSLDQEEISLLQEKIANPPPAPYFSSPSPPPLPHSSIEHTPPAPVSTCSPGYIQEEALVGVQHLCSVQSTHCTSMVGGRSLESGAQDEGKVSMESIMDDEMTLSTSPQSTPAPENDPTSGLACAQSLLEELVNMESVFEAADSMNPALRQQPELYQLPFQEPPQHFYQDGTSDHMF from the exons ATGTACCGCTCCACGAAAGGCGCCTCGAAAGCGCGGAGAGATCAGATCAACGCCGAGATCCGCAACCTGAAGGACCTGCTGCCCATCTCGGACGCAGACAAGGCGCGCCTGTCCTACCTGCACATCATGTCCCTCGCCTGCATGTATACAAGAAAATCCGTCTTTTTTTCTCAAG ATTTAAGTGCATCCAGGAGCCAGGAGGTGAACCCAAGCTTCATGTCTATTCCTGAACTCTCTGAGCTCATGAACACCTTACCAGGTTTTCTCCTCTTGCTGACAAGTGAGGGCAAACTCCTGTATTTGTCCAACAACGTAACTGAACACCTTGGGCACTCAATG GTAGATCTAGTCTCTCAGAGTGACAGTGTCTATGACATCATTGATCCAGCCGATCACTTTGTCATGAGGAGCAATCTTGTGCCAGTCACAACACCTGACACAG AGCGCCTCTTTCGCTGTCGCTTCAACACTTCAAagtttgtgagaaggcagggtTCTGGTAACAAAGTGACTCTGGTGCGAGCACGCTGCCTCCCATTGCCTTACCACGCATCATCTTACTGGACCTCCAACGCAGTGTGGGTGTGTTTCTGCTCACCTCTGGAGCTTCAGGCATCGAACCCTGCCGGCACTAGGAACCCACTCCCTACTCCACCTGCCGAGCAAGCTTTCCAGCTTACCTCCTTCCACTCCCAGCATAGCCGAGATATGAGGATACAGATGGCCCAAGAATG TGTCAGTGTCTATTTGGGCTATGATGTGGACACACTACGCTCTCGCTCCTGGTACAGCCTGCTACATCCTCGAGATCTCTCTCATGCCTCTGCACAGCATTGTGCCTTGT TGCGTGAAGGAGGGGAGAGGCAGGTGGAGATGGTGGTTCAAGTGGAGGCAGCTGACCATTCGTGGGTTTGGCTTTACATGATCCTTCACCTCCAGACTGGAGAACATCCGATTACCTGCCAGAACTATGTCATTAG TGAGTCTGAAGCATGGTCTGTGCGTGAGCAGCTGAACTCTGATCAACACCAGCTGGCTCTCCTGTACCAGGACGGTTTGGCGCAACAGTTCTCTCAACCCCTGTCTAGCCCAGAGCAAGTCTTCACCCCCAGCAGCAGTGGTTTGTCTGCTCAGTCATTTGACTTTAGCTTTTCTGTCTCTGGACGCAGCTCCTCTGAGGAACTGCCTGGCACTTCTACCTTTCACTCAGGCCTGCCACTGGGCTCTGGTCCCTGTCCAAACTTCTCCCTAGATGAAAATGACTTTTCTCAACAACATGGAAGCCACCAAATATGCTTACCAGAGAGCACAAAGTTCCCCACAAGATCAGCCTCTActcccctctcctctctgaCTGTCATGGCCAATATGGCATGCCCAGCTACTCAAAACCTTGTGCCCCTTGCACCTCTTTCCAATCTCTGTATGTCCAAACCACACAGCATAGGGGAGTTGCTTTGCACTCCCCCATACACTCCAAGACTTGGAGGAGGTCGTTTCATGTTTGGTGAAGATTTCTTTAAACCAGACTCAGCCAGCACAGTCACCCAAACCATGCACTCAGTCAATCATCCAACATCCCACTCAATAGATGTAGGAGTGACACTATCTGTACAGCATGGCAGCAGGGCTCTATATGAGAAGTTACCTCCTACCCCAGATAGTCGAGCTAATGATGAATGTTTCCTTATGACATTACCAGAGATCAGAGGGCCTCTGTATGTAGATGTCCCTCATTCCATCCATCATGGTCCACCCGAGGGCCTCCTGACCCCAGAGGCTTCTCCTACCGAACAGCGCTGTCCAGGTTTTTTCGCCCAGCAAGCTAaagatgaaagagagaaaatggagaTCTCACTATTGGCTCAATATCTCAGTTCAGTTGCTGAGGGCTTCTGGAAAGATCACTCACCATCCACACATCCCTCCTCCCCTGTCCTACAACAACAGAACTCTAAGCCTCTGACCACTGACTTTCCACCCACCATGTGCTGTGGAGATTCTCAGTCATCACTGGATCAAGAAGAAATCTCTTTACTGCAAGAAAAAATTGCCAACCCTCCCCCAGCTCCTTATTTCTCTTCCCCTTCCccacctcctcttcctcactcCTCTATTGAGCATACTCCTCCTGCCCCAGTGAGCACCTGCTCACCAGGATACATTCAGGAGGAGGCCCTAGTTGGTGTGCAGCACCTCTGTAGCGTCCAGTCGACGCACTGTACCAGTATGGTTGGGGGAAGGTCGCTGGAGTCAGGGGCACAGGATGAGGGAAAGGTTTCAATGGAGAGCATAATGGATGATGAGATGACTCTCTCAACCTCCCCACAGTCCACCCCTGCTCCAGAAAATGACCCCACCTCTGGTCTAGCCTGTGCCCAGTCCCTCCTGGAGGAGCTGGTCAACATGGAATCCGTGTTCGAGGCAGCTGACTCGATGAATCCTGCCTTGAGGCAACAACCTGAGTTGTATCAACTCCCCTTTCAAGAGCCACCACAGCATTTCTATCAAG